In one window of Episyrphus balteatus chromosome 3, idEpiBalt1.1, whole genome shotgun sequence DNA:
- the LOC129916510 gene encoding uncharacterized protein LOC129916510 yields the protein MYSKLSIVLLAAVVCATAVVALPHQDNSDKDIINALNKIDNEPSLPLFGGLRIERVENGRSFGESNAGETFEDRAERYLESHELNLAFPGEDDESEDEFAGRSADEPRTRRVRKVLLPLLLALKLKKAVVFKVLFMIVKFISLKALAISFLALIFAGATFFKDLLAKKKDHVTTAYITGSPLNAEIVHSDWSRNGQATAQDLAYNHYGLTQPY from the exons ATGTATTCAAAATTATCAATTGTGCTTCTTGCTGCTGTTGTGTGTGCTACCGCTGTTGTTGCTCTACCACATCAGGATAATAGTGATAAGGATATTATTAATgccttaaataaaattgataatgAACCATCATTGCCATTGTTCGGAGGATTACGTATCGAACGGGTAGAAAATGGTCGTTCATTTGGTGAATCAAATGCTGGTGAAACATTTGAAGATCGTGCCGAACGTTATTTGGAATCTCACGAATTGAATTTGGCATTCCCTGGTGAAGATGATGAGAGCGAAGATGAATTCGCTGGACGTTCAGCTGATG AGCCACGCACCAGGAGAGTCAGGAAAGTTTTGTTGCCCCTTCTTTTGGCTTTGAAGCTGAAAAAAGCTGTTGTCTTCAAGGTTCTATTCATGATTGTTAAATTCATCTCCCTCAAGGCTTTGGCTATCAGTTTCTTAGCTCTCATCTTTGCCG gtGCCACCTTCTTCAAGGATCTTTTGGCCAAGAAGAAGGATCATGTTACCACCGCATACATCACCGGAAGCCCATTGAACGCTGAGATTGTACACTCTGACTGGAGTCGCAATGGACAAGCTACTGCTCAAGACCTTGCTTACAACCACTATGGACTAACTCAACCCtactaa